A single Geoanaerobacter pelophilus DNA region contains:
- a CDS encoding chemotaxis protein CheW, whose amino-acid sequence MENALTVHRDQKNKEDASGELIQLVSFNLDEEEYGVDVLKVREIIRMPSITRVPNTPHYVEGVINLRGKVIPIMSIRRRFGLGEIENDKSTRIMVMDVDGELMGFIVDSVSEVIRIAQHEIQPPPPVATSGIDQECMSGVINQPERLLILLDLEKMSSKEDRKILSNL is encoded by the coding sequence ATGGAAAATGCACTGACCGTTCATAGGGATCAGAAAAATAAAGAGGATGCTTCCGGCGAGCTTATTCAACTGGTCAGCTTCAACCTGGATGAGGAAGAGTATGGTGTTGACGTGCTTAAAGTGCGGGAGATTATTCGCATGCCGAGCATTACAAGGGTTCCTAACACGCCTCATTATGTGGAAGGAGTTATTAATCTCAGGGGTAAAGTTATCCCGATCATGTCAATCAGGAGAAGGTTTGGTCTTGGTGAGATAGAAAATGATAAGAGTACCAGAATTATGGTCATGGATGTCGATGGTGAACTTATGGGGTTTATCGTCGATTCAGTTTCAGAAGTCATCAGGATTGCTCAGCATGAAATTCAGCCTCCTCCGCCGGTTGCGACAAGTGGTATTGACCAGGAGTGTATGTCAGGTGTGATAAACCAGCCAGAGCGCCTGCTCATTCTTCTCGATCTGGAAAAAATGTCATCTAAAGAAGACAGGAAAATCCTGAGCAATCTTTAG
- a CDS encoding lytic transglycosylase domain-containing protein yields MSINMIESNKISSLSQSTSKTSSNKGLSAGSFSEAISSATQSLITRAEKDSSVAMATAELLQLQMMKSALSLGDDVKTSANSFDLPVKLTLSDLIAKRQNVDNTLNSTPIAQNTTHIETPSQRSEGNIQEVITRASEKYGVDGALIKAVIKAESNFNPSALSHAGAQGLMQLMPSTARGLGVVDSYNPEQNVMAGTRFLKDMLNRYHGNLDSALAAYNWGPGNVDRKGTSSLPQETREYLAKVKTYYNQYLG; encoded by the coding sequence ATGTCCATCAACATGATTGAGTCCAACAAAATATCCTCACTGAGCCAATCTACCTCAAAAACATCCAGCAATAAGGGGTTGTCAGCCGGATCGTTTTCCGAAGCAATATCTTCCGCAACGCAAAGCCTTATAACACGCGCAGAAAAGGATTCTTCCGTAGCCATGGCGACCGCCGAACTTCTGCAATTGCAGATGATGAAAAGCGCCTTATCCCTCGGAGATGACGTCAAGACTTCTGCCAACTCTTTCGATTTGCCTGTCAAACTTACCTTATCCGACCTGATCGCCAAGCGTCAAAATGTCGACAATACTTTAAACTCAACGCCAATAGCTCAAAACACAACACACATTGAAACTCCTTCCCAACGATCTGAAGGAAACATCCAAGAAGTTATAACCAGAGCCTCAGAGAAATACGGCGTTGATGGTGCATTGATAAAAGCCGTAATAAAGGCTGAAAGCAATTTCAACCCTTCAGCCCTGTCACACGCCGGGGCGCAAGGGCTCATGCAACTGATGCCTTCAACTGCTAGAGGTCTGGGAGTAGTGGACTCCTATAACCCCGAACAAAACGTAATGGCAGGCACACGTTTCCTTAAGGACATGCTGAACCGATACCATGGGAACCTAGATTCTGCACTGGCAGCCTACAATTGGGGCCCAGGGAATGTGGATAGAAAAGGGACGTCTTCACTGCCTCAGGAAACCAGGGAATATCTCGCGAAAGTCAAAACCTACTACAACCAGTACCTTGGCTAA
- a CDS encoding ferritin-like domain-containing protein, with translation MGKEYTMQEAIRLAVQAEKDSMDFYRRAASVTANERAKKVFDLLANEEVGHLKLFFDHYKGSEFGDFKSFIDSPPNKKGATIIALEKAIDDKTHEQKALEIAMKEEKATIEQYTLLAQDIVDPLVKKVFEQVVKETQNHYDMIEDEYMHVMRMVDKSDQDTYVRE, from the coding sequence ATGGGCAAGGAATACACGATGCAAGAGGCTATAAGGCTGGCAGTGCAGGCTGAAAAAGATAGCATGGATTTTTATAGACGTGCAGCGTCAGTGACCGCTAATGAACGGGCAAAGAAAGTTTTTGATCTGCTCGCCAACGAAGAGGTCGGGCATTTAAAGCTGTTTTTTGACCATTACAAAGGCAGTGAGTTTGGTGATTTCAAATCGTTCATTGATTCTCCTCCCAACAAGAAGGGAGCCACGATAATTGCTCTGGAGAAGGCAATTGATGACAAGACCCATGAGCAAAAAGCCCTTGAAATTGCTATGAAAGAAGAGAAAGCAACTATCGAGCAGTATACTCTTCTTGCCCAGGATATCGTAGATCCTCTGGTAAAGAAGGTCTTCGAGCAGGTGGTCAAAGAGACTCAGAATCACTATGATATGATCGAAGACGAGTATATGCATGTAATGAGAATGGTGGACAAGTCAGACCAGGATACGTATGTGCGCGAGTAG
- a CDS encoding sigma-54-dependent transcriptional regulator has protein sequence MENTKILIADDDKKTRDFVAAFLSYKGYQVFQASDGQDALEKIEINDVNLVITDLMMPRVNGIEFIKKLKAMRPEIVTIAYSAFANSEMTANLLKAGAFFYLEKPFNLEELETHVRRGLEHHSLQNQSFRSKPCIKNRTLLNNIIGESDKMLALFELIEKVASSDSTVLLQGESGTGKELVARAIHDLSNRRQKNFVPVNCAAIPDELLESELFGHVKGSFTGAIATRIGRFEMADKGTLFLDEIGDMKPSLQVKLLRVLQNRELEPVGSTTTKKVDVRIIAATNQNLEKMVATKEFREDLYYRISVIPIILPPLRERQGDIPLLISSFLERFSNSKYQKVRGIDSSALNLLRNYDWPGNVRELENLIERMVILKGSGTISANDLPEKYRGRKATTPQESITLPDNGFCLNSAVEEFENQLILQALEKTSGNKKEAAILLNLKRTTLIEKLKKKKLSIPGSSMTI, from the coding sequence ATGGAAAACACCAAAATTCTGATCGCTGATGACGACAAGAAAACCCGGGATTTTGTGGCTGCATTCCTGAGCTACAAAGGATATCAGGTTTTTCAGGCTTCTGATGGCCAGGATGCCCTCGAAAAGATTGAGATTAACGACGTAAATCTTGTCATAACAGATTTGATGATGCCGAGAGTAAATGGCATTGAATTTATAAAAAAATTAAAAGCGATGCGCCCTGAAATAGTCACCATCGCTTATAGCGCCTTTGCGAACTCAGAAATGACCGCAAACCTCCTTAAAGCCGGGGCTTTTTTCTACCTCGAAAAACCATTTAACCTTGAAGAGCTGGAAACTCACGTCAGGCGTGGACTTGAACACCATTCTCTGCAGAACCAAAGCTTCAGATCCAAGCCATGCATCAAGAATAGAACTCTGCTCAACAATATCATCGGCGAGAGCGACAAAATGCTCGCGCTGTTTGAACTGATTGAAAAAGTTGCAAGCTCTGACTCTACAGTTCTTCTCCAAGGAGAATCAGGCACAGGAAAAGAACTGGTGGCCCGGGCAATTCATGACTTGAGCAATAGGCGGCAGAAAAATTTTGTGCCGGTCAACTGCGCAGCAATTCCTGATGAGCTCCTCGAAAGTGAGCTTTTCGGTCATGTCAAAGGGTCTTTTACCGGCGCAATCGCTACAAGAATAGGCAGATTCGAAATGGCCGACAAAGGAACACTTTTTCTTGATGAGATTGGCGACATGAAGCCGAGTCTTCAGGTAAAACTCCTCAGGGTTCTGCAAAACAGAGAATTAGAACCTGTCGGTTCCACAACCACTAAAAAGGTTGACGTAAGAATAATTGCCGCAACGAATCAAAATCTTGAAAAAATGGTTGCAACCAAAGAGTTCAGAGAAGATCTGTATTACAGAATATCTGTCATCCCCATTATTCTGCCCCCGCTTCGTGAGCGACAAGGCGACATTCCTCTTTTGATCAGCTCCTTTCTGGAGCGCTTTAGCAACAGCAAATATCAGAAGGTACGAGGGATAGATTCGTCAGCCCTCAATTTGCTTCGCAATTACGACTGGCCCGGCAACGTTCGCGAACTTGAAAATCTGATAGAACGGATGGTTATCCTCAAAGGAAGCGGCACAATTTCCGCAAATGACCTGCCTGAAAAGTACCGAGGACGTAAAGCAACCACTCCGCAGGAATCGATTACACTACCAGATAACGGTTTCTGCCTTAACAGCGCAGTTGAGGAATTTGAAAATCAATTAATTCTCCAGGCATTGGAAAAGACCTCCGGCAACAAGAAAGAGGCAGCAATCCTCTTAAACCTAAAAAGAACGACTCTTATCGAAAAACTTAAGAAAAAGAAATTGTCAATTCCTGGTTCCAGCATGACTATATAG